The sequence TATTCACTTGTACGCAAGGTATTTTTAGAAGAAGCAAAAATGTCATTAACTGACCACGTCGAAGAGCTTGGCTGTACATTAGGTGAAGAACTATTACGTCCGACAAGGATTTATGTAAAATCCATTTTGGCTGCCCTAGAAAAATTTTCAATTAAAGGAATTTCCCATATTACAGGTGGCGGTTTTATTGAAAATATTCCAAGAATGCTTCCAGAAGGTTTAGGTGTTGAATTATCTGAAGAAAACTGGTCTGTTCCAGCTGTTTTCAATCTCATGCAGAAAATTGGTCAGTTAGACCGTCTAGATATGTACAATATTTTCAATATGGGTACTGGTATGGTCTTAGCTGTCCGTGAAGAGGAAGCTTCGGATGTGATTAAATTCTTCAATGAAAACGGTGAAAAGGCTTATCAGATCGGTGTAGTTACGGATCAACCTGAGGTGAAAATTCATCTAGCAAAAGAAGAGAAGTAGTCAATTTGCCGAACATCGGAGGAATAAAGAATGAAAAAAATAGCTGTGTTTGCTTCAGGGGTCGGAACGAATTTACAAGCCATTATTGATGCGATTGAAAGTGGAGATCTAGACGCAAAAATTGAGCTTTTGGTTTGTGATCAGGAGGGCGCTTTTTGTATTAAACGTGCCTTAAAGGCGAACATCCCTACCTTTGTTTTTACAGCTAAACATTACGAAAGTAAAGCGGCCTATGAACAAGATATTTTACAACAGTTGCAAGAGTTCAACATTGAATATATTGTTTTAGCAGGCTATATGCGCTTGATTGGACATACATTATTACATGCGTATCAAGGGAAAATGGTTAATATTCATCCTTCCCTCCTTCCTGCTTTTCCGGGAAAAGATGCAATTGGACAAGCTTTCACCGCAAGGGTCAAAAGGAGCGGGGTAACGATCCATTTTGTTGATGAAGGTATGGATACAGGGCCAATTATCGCACAACAAGAAGTCGATCTAGATGACAATGAAACGCTTGAGAGTTTTGAAGAGAAAATCCACGCGGTTGAACATAAATTATATCCAGCCGTTCTACAGAGACTGTTTTCAGAAGGAAAAACCTCTGTTTAAAGGCTTGTATCATTTAAGTTACGGAGAAACGGTAAGGAGGAGTCACTTTATGAGAAAACGTGCACTAATCAGTGTGTCAGATAAAACAGGGGTAGTTGATTTTGCTAAGCAACTTGTTGAGCTTGGCTTTGAAATTATTTCAACAGGCGGTACAAAGACAGCCATTCATGATGCAGGGATTCCAGTAATAGGTGTAAGTGATGTGACAGGATTCCCAGAAATTCTTGACGGTCGTGTTAAAACGTTAAACCCACTTATTCATGGTGGCCTATTGGCGAAATTTGACGATCCTAGTCACCAAGCGCAACTGGACGAACACAAAATTGATCCGATTCAAATTGTTTGCGTAAACCTTTATCCATTCCAACAAACGATTGAAAAGCCGGATGTCACAGTTGCTGATGCAATTGAAAACATTGATATTGGTGGGCCAACGATGCTTCGATCTTCAGCCAAGAATCATCAGTATGTTACCGTTGTTGTTGATCCGACAGACTATGCTACCGTAATTGATGAATTAAAAGAAGCAGGAGAGGTTGGATTTGAAACTCGCCGTTCTTTAGCAGCGAAAGTTTTTCGTCATACAGCTGCTTATGATTCGATGATTGCTGGTTACATGACAGAATTAGTTGGGTTAGAAACACCTGAAAAATTAACGGTTACATATGAGTTGAAACAGTCGTTGCGATATGGAGAAAATCCACACCAAAAAGCAGCTTTTTATCGCAAACCACTTGGCTCAACTTTCTCGATTGCAAATGCAGAACAATTACATGGGAAAGAACTTTCTTATAACAATATCAATGATGCAGATGCAGCCCTGCAAATCATTAAAGAATTCTCCGAGCCAGCAGCAGTTGCCGTTAAACATACCAATCCGTGTGGCGTTGGAATTGGGAAGGATATTTACACAGCTTACGAAAAAGCATTTGAAGCCGATCCTGTTTCCATTTTCGGTGGAATTATCGCTTTAAACCGTGAAGTGGATAAACGTACAGCTGAAAAATTACATGAGATATTCCTTGAAATTATCATTGCACCATCTTTCTCAGAAGAAGCGATTGAAATTTTAACAAGCAAGAAAAACATACGCCTCCTAACGATTCCATTTGGCAATCAAGAACAGAAGGAGCGTAAGTTAACTTCAATCGAAGGTGGATTATTGGTTCAAGATCGCGATGAATTTTCACTAGATAAAGCTAATATTACTTATCCTACAGAGCGTAAACCAACGGACGAAGAGTGGGAAGCTATGAAGCTCGGTTGGAAAGTAGTTAAGCATGTAAAATCGAATGCGATTGTTGTAGCAGATTCTCAAATGACGTTAGGTGTTGGTGCAGGCCAAATGAATCGTGTCGGTGCAGCAAAAATTGCTCTTGATCAAGCTAGTGAACGAGCAAAAGGGGCAGCCCTTGCCTCAGATGCGTTTTTCCCAATGAATGATACAGTTGAAGCTGCTGCAAAAGCAGGGATTACTGCGATCATTCAACCAGGTGGCTCGATTAAAGATGAAGATTCAATCAAGAAGGCCAACGAGTACGGAATCGCAATGGTATTTACAGGGGTTCGTCATTTTAAACATTAATTTCATTCAGCAGAAATCTCCTGTTTAAAAGTTAAGCATTGGATAAAGAGTTAAGTGTGTTCAAACCCCTGCTGACGAAATTGAGCCTCCGGCGGATGCCTCGGATTTTTTAAAAAAATTTTTATCAAACGAGTTGATAAAAATCCGGGCGCAAATTCGACGGGCGAATTTGATATTTTTAGGCTACATAAGCTTGTCTTAAAGACAAGCTTCTTAACTATATAAAGATAAATTATAAAATGGGAGCTGAAGCAGAATGAACGTACTAGTCATTGGTCGTGGTGGCCGGGAACATGCCATTTGCCGTAAAGTAAAGGAAAGCCCAAAGGTAGAAAAAGTCTTTGTTGCCCCTGGAAATGATGGAATGGTTGATGTTGCTGAATTAGTGGCGATTGATGAAGGAGCGCATGATCAGCTTGTTGAATTTGCTAAAGCAAATGAAGTTGGCCTTACGATTGTTGGGCCAGAAGTTCCATTACTAGCGGGGCTTGTTGATCGTTTTGAAGAGGCTGGTTTAAAAGCATTTGGTCCTAAACAAAAGGCTGCGGAAATCGAAGGAAGTAAATCGTTTGCGAAGGAATTAATGCAAAAGTATCATATCCCAACTGCCGAGTATGCTGTTTTTACTGAATATGAACCTGCCGTTGCTTATGTGAAGGAAAAGGGGTCGCCGATTGTTATTAAAGCGGACGGTCTTGCTGCTGGTAAAGGCGTTACCGTTGCTATGACATTGGATGAAGCCCTCGAGAGTTTGAAGGATTTCATGCTTGATGCTAAGTTTGGTGAAGCATCATCTAAAGTGGTGATCGAGGAATTTTTGAGTGGAGAGGAATTTTCATTAATGGCATTGGTAAATGGAGAAACTGTGATTCCACTAGAGATTGCCCAAGATCATAAACGTGCCTTTAATGGGGATCAAGGGCCAAATACAGGAGGAATGGGAGCTTATTCTCCGGTAGACCATATTGGACAAGAAACGGTTGATATCGGGATCGAAACCATTCTAAAACCTACGGCTAAAGCAATGATATCAGAAGGCCGTGACTTCTGTGGCGTACTATATGCGGGCTTGATTAAAACAGAAAAGGGTCCAAAGGTAATCGAATTCAATGCACGTTTCGGTGATCCTGAAACACAAGTAATTTTACCACGGATGAAATCTGATTTAGTCGACGTTTTAGAACGTGTGATTGATGGAGAACAAGTAGAAATTCAGTGGGATGAGCAGGCCATGCTTGGTGTTGTTGTTGCTTCTAACGGTTATCCTGAAGACTACGAAAAAGGTGCCGTCCTTCATGGCTTGAATCGGGTGAGTGAAGATTTATTTGTCTTCCATGCCGGTACGAAAAAAGGTGAATCTGGTGAGTTCGAAACAAATGGCGGCCGTGTCCTTTTAGCAGGTGTAAAAGCTAGTTCGTTAAAAGAGGCGCAGGAGGCTGTTTACAAGGGATTGCAAAGCCTTCAATGTGACGGTGTATTTTATCGTAAAGATATCGGTTATAAAGCGATTGATTTTGCTGAAAAAAATGAATAGGTTGGTTGACTCTGTTCGATTGCGAGCAGGGTCTTTTTTAATTTTTATAAAGGCATAGCCTGTCAAAAAGGATGCAAACTAGAAGTGTAGGTGCCTCGCATGGCTTTGGCATCTAAGATAAAAAAACTACACAATAAAGGTGATGGATATGGGTAAAGATAAAAAAAGTAAAAAGAATCATAAAGCCTTACCAGCAGCAGATGTAGAATTTGCGGAAGAAAGAGGAAATGGGCTTGAGAAAAAAGCGTTAAGAGCGATGAAAAGTCCAAAATAGGAAAATAACTAGGGACAGTTTTTAAAAATTCTGTCCCTAATCTTCAAGGTAAATGAATGGTCTTCAAATGATGACAATTCCAATAAACCATCTCTCCTTCAGCATTCACAAGGGCGAGTTTGTTATCAAATGCCTTCTTTAACAAACCAATCTTCTCTGGGTGATCGCCATTGTCGAGAATCACGATGTTGTTTTCAAGTCTTTTACATTGTTCTGAAAAGGTCCTAGCTAAAGATACGGAAGTGGGGTTCACGGGCAATTTTTCATTA is a genomic window of Niallia sp. XMNu-256 containing:
- the purD gene encoding phosphoribosylamine--glycine ligase, which produces MNVLVIGRGGREHAICRKVKESPKVEKVFVAPGNDGMVDVAELVAIDEGAHDQLVEFAKANEVGLTIVGPEVPLLAGLVDRFEEAGLKAFGPKQKAAEIEGSKSFAKELMQKYHIPTAEYAVFTEYEPAVAYVKEKGSPIVIKADGLAAGKGVTVAMTLDEALESLKDFMLDAKFGEASSKVVIEEFLSGEEFSLMALVNGETVIPLEIAQDHKRAFNGDQGPNTGGMGAYSPVDHIGQETVDIGIETILKPTAKAMISEGRDFCGVLYAGLIKTEKGPKVIEFNARFGDPETQVILPRMKSDLVDVLERVIDGEQVEIQWDEQAMLGVVVASNGYPEDYEKGAVLHGLNRVSEDLFVFHAGTKKGESGEFETNGGRVLLAGVKASSLKEAQEAVYKGLQSLQCDGVFYRKDIGYKAIDFAEKNE
- the purN gene encoding phosphoribosylglycinamide formyltransferase → MKKIAVFASGVGTNLQAIIDAIESGDLDAKIELLVCDQEGAFCIKRALKANIPTFVFTAKHYESKAAYEQDILQQLQEFNIEYIVLAGYMRLIGHTLLHAYQGKMVNIHPSLLPAFPGKDAIGQAFTARVKRSGVTIHFVDEGMDTGPIIAQQEVDLDDNETLESFEEKIHAVEHKLYPAVLQRLFSEGKTSV
- the purH gene encoding bifunctional phosphoribosylaminoimidazolecarboxamide formyltransferase/IMP cyclohydrolase, producing the protein MRKRALISVSDKTGVVDFAKQLVELGFEIISTGGTKTAIHDAGIPVIGVSDVTGFPEILDGRVKTLNPLIHGGLLAKFDDPSHQAQLDEHKIDPIQIVCVNLYPFQQTIEKPDVTVADAIENIDIGGPTMLRSSAKNHQYVTVVVDPTDYATVIDELKEAGEVGFETRRSLAAKVFRHTAAYDSMIAGYMTELVGLETPEKLTVTYELKQSLRYGENPHQKAAFYRKPLGSTFSIANAEQLHGKELSYNNINDADAALQIIKEFSEPAAVAVKHTNPCGVGIGKDIYTAYEKAFEADPVSIFGGIIALNREVDKRTAEKLHEIFLEIIIAPSFSEEAIEILTSKKNIRLLTIPFGNQEQKERKLTSIEGGLLVQDRDEFSLDKANITYPTERKPTDEEWEAMKLGWKVVKHVKSNAIVVADSQMTLGVGAGQMNRVGAAKIALDQASERAKGAALASDAFFPMNDTVEAAAKAGITAIIQPGGSIKDEDSIKKANEYGIAMVFTGVRHFKH